TCTCTTCGTTGGGTGCCTCGCCGTAGTGGCAAGAAAGCGGCTCAACGTGCCAGAGCACTTTTGGTTGCCAATTGCCGGGACCGCTGCAATTGCGGGCTTTCATTATCTGCGAGCCGTGAGGTTGGAAGCGCCGGGAGGTACCTGTTGATTCTGTTCCCCATGGTTTGCTCGGAGGGGCAGAGGTGTTGTCGCTTGTGATGCGGGCCATGCCACGGTGGAAATGGAGACACATTCTTTCCGCGGCGCTGGTGTTGCACTCTGGTCTTTAACGCACTTTGGATTGTGCCACCCCTGCGGAGCTTTCAGAAAGCGTACTTCGTGATGATGCAGCAGGCTGCGGAATACCTGGCAGGAGCGGCGGTGCCGCAGGAACTCGCATTACTCGAGGTCGTAGTAGTGCGATAACATGACGCGACGTCTATAGGCTAGGCGAGATTGCTATTACTCAAGACGACGGTCTCGACGTCATATCAAATGCGCCTCGGACGAAGCGGCGAGACGCCAGACCTAGCGCCTCGCTCTTCGCAGTATCCGCTACCAGCCTATGCCAAACGCCATGTGTTCCGGTTTTGGTGTGGTAATCGTGGTGCTTTGGTTATTGTTGTCGTCGTAAGAGAAGCCGTATGCCAGCCCTCCAATTGAGTGCTTGTGCCAGAACTGCGAGTAGAAATTCGCAGGCGCAGCACTATAGTAGGCCGAAACGTTAGCCCAGTTTGCTTGGTTGAGAAGAACACCCCGGTTAGTTGCCGAGCATATCTGGTTTTCCAGTTGCAGTTGAATGGCGTTCTCGTCCTGGAGCTGTGGAGTATTGCCCTGTACCCCACTCGCCATGGTGCCTGCACACCCCAGGATGTCCTGGGTGGAAGGCTGCGCCACCACGAAGACTTCTCCAGCGTTCGCCGAACTTGGATTGACCTCTGCAAATTTTAAAGTCGACCCAGATGCTTTTCCGGTGAACTGACGGCCATTAAGAGTTATGGCGACCGGAGTGGTGCTGTAGGATGACCACGCATTCGCGATGTAGCTGTCGAAGTAGTTGGCATTCGCTCCACCGGCAGCCATGGAGAGCTTGGCCGGTGAGAAGATGCGAAGGTTAGACATGGTGGTGGGTTGGAACTGCAGCGGTACTTCACTGGCAAATTCACTATCGAGTTGAGCGATTGATTCCGTAATGCCGACCTGTTGGTGGAAGGTCCCTCCTGCGCCCCAGACATCTAGCAGCAGAGGCAGACCAAACTCATCGACCTGGGTGGTATTGATGAAGATACCGTTCTGGTTGTTGAATTCGTACCAGTCGAAGTTAGTGTTGATGTTGGGATCTGTCCCATTCTGTGGGTTTGGACCTGCGTAACCAGTCACGTTGCCGTTTCCGTCGCTATTGACCTGAACGTACAAGGGCTGGCCGAGCGAGATGTACGCCCGAGCCGATTGGAACGTCGGAATCTTCAGCAGCTTACTTTGGGCAAGCGTGAAGGAGTAGTTACCATAGTTCTGGCCGTTTTTGGTGAGGTGGCCGACAGCTGCCGCGTCGTTCACGGTGAAGTCAACAATGAGACCGTCCGGAGTCAGATAAGAAAACTTACCGCTATTGGGATCGATGCCGATCACAGTCACGTATATCTGATTGTCAGCCCAGGTGCCGTTGGTGTTGTTGTTGAGATCGACCCCCACAAACCCCGGATAGGTCGTGTAACTCGAACCGGAGTTGTTGACTGTGAGCGTCGCTGGCATTGAGGTGACAGTTCCGGCACCATTGCCGACGATGACGCTGTACTGGTTACCGTTGTCGGTTGCTGCCAGGACAGGTGTCGTGTAGCTGGCGGAGGTTGCAAGATTGATGACATCGCCGCCCTTGAGCCACTGATAGGTGAAGGGACCGGCACCTCCTGCGGCTACAGTGAAAGTTGCAGTCGCTCCGACGTTGGTGGTCTGATTTACGGGTTGAGTTGTAATGGTTGGTGCATTGCCCGCCCCATAGACCTCGAACTCATACAGCGAATAACCGTAATTTGTAGCTCGCGTTAGTCCATACATGCGAACGTAGCGACCGCTTACGGGTGGGAAGGTGAGATTCTCCACACCTCCTTGACCGTTGGATTGAACGAAGGCTCGATTCCAGGTCTGCTCGTCGTTCGAAACCTCGATCCGATATGTCAGCGCGTAAGCATTTTCCCAGCGGAGGATGACCTGGCCGATGGTCTTCGTGGATCCAAGGTCTACCTCGATCCACGAGGGATCGGCAAAGGCTGACGACCAGCGTGTAGCTAAGTTTCCGTCTACCGCATTCGCAGAGCCGAGGGTGGCGTCGTTTTCACTACCGCTCTCTTTGGTTGGCTGCTTTAGAGCCAGGTTCGGACCTGCAGGTTGATTGGCGTTGACCGTGAGGACAGCATTCACAGAGGTTGTTGGACCCGTGGGGTTGGTGACGGCGACGGTGAATATGCTGCCGCTATCGACTGACGTAAGAACAGGAGTTATATAGCTGGCCGCAGTGGCGTTGGGAATTGCGACGCCGTTGCGCAGCCATTGATAGGTGAAGGGACCATCGCCGGCTGCGACGACCGTGAAGGTTGCGCTGGAGCCAGCAGCTACCGTCTGGCTGACGGGTTGGGTAGTGATAGAGGGAACATCTGCACCGAAGACCTGGAATTCGTAGAACGAGTATCCGTATTGTGTGGCTCGGTCACTACCAACGAAGCGAATATAACGATCCACGACACTTGGGAAAGACAGTGTCTCTACTCCACCTTGCCCTGCGGTTTGTTTGGCCACTTGATTCCAGGTCTGTTCGTCATTCGAGACCTCGATGTCGTAGACCTTGCCATAAGCGGCCTCCCAGTAAAGTACGACCTTGTTGATCAGCGTCGGCGCGCCAAGATCCACCTCAAACCATTCGCTCTCGCCGAAAGCAGAAGACCAACGTGTAGTGAGATCTCCGTCCACAGCATTCATGGGGCCGAGTCCGTCGTTCTCATTTCCGCTTGATGTCGCGACCTTGCCGAGGGCCAGATTTGCGATACCGGGTGTGGGATTGGTGACCGTCAGTGATGCTCCGGCGGACGTTACCGAGCCGCTGGCATTCTTGATCGTCACGGTGAAGATGCTGCCATTGTCAGAGGAACCAACAGTGGGAGTGGTATAGCTCGCCTTGGTCGCATTATTGATCGCTACGCCGTTTACCATCCATTGGTAGATGAATGGGCCAGTTCCACCTGCAACGACCGTGAACTGCGCCTGAGAACCCGCAAGTACTGTCTGGCTGACGGGCTGGGTAACGATGGTCGGAAGTACAGGACCGTAGACTTCGAACTCCCAGAACGAGTATCCGTACTGTGAAGAGCGGGTTCCTCCCTGCATACGCACATACCGCGCATTCACCGTTGGGAAGGTGAGGTTATCGATCCCTCCCTGGCCATTGTTTTGTGTTGCCGTAGGATTTGGACCCCACGTCTGTCCATCAATAGAAGTTTGGATGGTGTAAGTGGTGGCGTAGGCACTCTGCCACCGAATAAGGACCTGTCCGATGGGTTGAACTGAGCCGAGGTCCACCTGGAACCATTCGTTGTTCTCGAATGCTGAAGACCAGCGTGTGTTGTAGTTGCCATCCACCGCATTGATTGGCGGGAAGGAACCGCTCTCATCTGCGGAGGATGTCGCCACGGCGTTGAGGGCCAAATTAGGACCGACTGGAGCCGGACCACTTCCATTGCCGGTGCAAGCTACGGCATCGCCGCAGGTAGGAGTCGGCGGCGGGGGGGGAGGCGGAGGATTGCCAGTACCACCACCGCTTGTTCCGCCGCCTGCGCCACCGCCGCCACCCGAATTGGTAGTGACCGTGAGTAGAGCGGGGGCGCTGGTGACCGAGCCGCTTCCGTTCGTGACTACCACGCTGAAGGACGTTCCGGAGTCTGCGGCAATAGCTGCTGAAGTAATGTAGGTCGGTGACGTAGCTCCGTTGATTTGGATCCCATTCTCCAGCCACTGATAGGTCGGTGCGGGTGTTCCTGTAGCAACTACGGTGAATGCGGCCGTTTGCCCGGTGACCACCGTGACGGGTTGTGGTTGCGTCTGAATTACAGGAGCCTGCACCGCCGATACGCCCAAGGCACAGAGTGTGGCTCCAGGAAAGTTATTCGTTACGTTCCAAGTGCTGCTGCCATCGAAGTTGACGATCGCAGTCTCATTTGGATCAGTGGGGTCCACGGTAGAGGTCCAAGTGCTCCAGACTCCAGGAAAGGCGCAGGAAGCATTGTTAGTGCCGCTGATGCCGAGAGCTTCAGCCTGCGTCGGAATACGCATCTTGATACTTGAGCAATAGCTAACGGCGCTCAGACCAGTGAACTGCGAGCCTGCCACCGTGTCGGTCTGAACGGTACGGGTCCATGTCAGATTCAGCAAGTTATCGAATACCAGCGCGGAGTTGTTGGGGTTGACGGTATAGCGTTCCGTCGGACCACCGCATTGGGATACGTTATACACCTGAAACTCATTTACCGAATAGCCATACTGTGTGAAACGCGTGGTGCCAAGCAGACGGATATACCGGGCCTGAACAGTGGGAAAGTTAAGGGTCTCAGTTCCGCCTGCACCTGTCTTGGTAATGAAGGCCTGGTTCCAGTTTGGATTGGTCGTGGGATCGGCGTTGGTGTAGTCAATCTCGTACGCCGTCGCAAAGGCATTCTCCCAATTGATGATGACCGTATTGAAAGACTGCACTGAGCCAAGGTCCACCTGCAGCCAGGATGGATCGACACCTGGAACCGCGGGTACTGGCGGTGCTCCGGCTGTCGCCGAGCCCCAACGGGTATTGAGGTTCCCGTCTACCGCGTTCTCCGCCCCCAGGCAGTTCGCGCCACTGAAAGGAGGACTCGTGGTGCCGTCTCCGCATGCGTTTTGGCTACTGCTTGCCGTTGCAACCATGCCGAGCGCCAGATTGATTCCCGGCGGTGCGAGGGTCAACTGTGCGCCTGTACTCGTAATGGGAGCTTTGGCTGCATTGTTGACCATCAGTGCGTAGGTTCCAACATTCGCCGTACTCATCTGCGGAATCGTATAAGTGATGACATTGGAGGACTGCGAGTTGCTCAAAAGGATGGTGGTGGAACCTCCAGCCGGGGTGAATTGCCATTGGTATGTGTATGGCGCGGAGCCAGCCACCGTGGCGGTCAATACGACCGGCTGATTCAGAGCTACGATCGCGCTTGCAGGCTGAGTGACAACGCTGACCGGTATAGGCGCATTGACAGTCAGTGCAGCGGTTGACGATTGGACCTGATTGATAGGATTGCTAACGATTACGTAGACACTGTCCGTTTCACTTCCTGAAAATATCGGAGTAGTGTAACTGGGCTGCGGCCCAGACGCGACTTGACTGCCGTTCTCAAACCATTGGTAATTGAGCTGTGGAGAGCCGGTAGCCGCGACTGTAAAGGTCGCGGACTGGCCGACGACAACAGTCTGCGGGGCAGGTTGAGCCGTAATGGCAACCTTGGTGGCCCCATCTACGCTGAGTGTGACGGGAGTCGATGTGACGGAACCGAAGTTGCTTGTGACCGTAACTGATACAGAGGCACCGTTTTGGGCAAGCGTGGTTGGAGGAGTGATCAAGGTCGGACCGGTTGCTCCCTCCACCTGGCTCCCCGCAATGCTCCATTGATAATTCAGCGTTCCGGAGCCGCTGGCCGCGACAGTAAAGGTTGCGGGAAAGCCAACTGTTACTGCTGTGTCCACGGGGGGCACAATAATCGCCGGAGCCTGCGACTGAGGTGGAGCCGGTGGAGTCACTGAAGCTAGCTGAACACTGCCGCTCGCAAGTCCAGGTGCTGTTGCCGTCACAGTTATAGTCCCAGGGGCGAATGTGCTGCGTAGCGCGATCTTTTGCAATCCACCTTCAAAGTTCAGTTCGGGATCGCCGGGAGAATGAAAGAATGCGTATGGCAAACCACCGATATCATTACTGTGCGCCTTAGAAAATGCGTCCTGATAGTAGTTGGTCCACGATGGGTCAGCAACGAGCTGCTGCGTGCCGCCCATGTACGTGGCCGGTCCGGTCACCGTGAACGTGACGTTGTCCGCTGCGGTGGGTACAAGGTTGCCATTTGCATCCTGTACCTGTGCCACGATGAACGCCGCGTCAGAGCCATTCGCGGTCCATTGGAAGCTGGTACCGTCCGGCCTGGTCACATTAGGAACAACCGAAAGCACGATCTTATTCTCGGCTCCTGCCGTCGTTACAGTATGGCTCACGCCCGGGACCACATTGCTGCTGTTGTCCAGACACTGAGCCGTAACCGTACCCGGAGCCCAATTCACCGGCCAAGAAACCTGGCCAGGCATGGTCGTCGTGTTTTGGGTCAGATCCCCGTGCGAATTGATATTCCAGGGATT
This is a stretch of genomic DNA from Granulicella sp. WH15. It encodes these proteins:
- a CDS encoding discoidin domain-containing protein, which translates into the protein MKFATALFLILFAALCSSVTHAQQVEASLPLSQRFTINLAAGVPQYVGDAASVSNAPQSQWWFENTKNSTDYSSVSFMESSDSAWRQVGLPYDANIPRTFINQDSGGGAGSDTGQENWYRLHFKVDPKYAGQKFLLNLEGAHTGVQVFINGTLLPGISAVAANAQATHVVGFVPVVVDLTPYLHTDGATDNVIAIDVSRGDPWFEQPQFSNSFRFGQDMAGLFRNVVMYVTNPVHIPLNVYSNTQSWGTYVGTVSEVPAAEGTATAASAVVEVQTNVVNETATAQQVTLTTQIVDAAGNVVVTAPPVMQMVQPLTAATLPSTPAAMFNQLITVPNPTLWYPNNSTYGKPYMYKVYHIVSVNGVVVDSFQSPLGIRTITWDANFPYFNGHAMYLWGGASRYDYPALGSSVPDEQWWRDMAQIAAQGGNIWRPGHSTSSEEMVEAADAYGIMIDQPSGDGEGHWNASSNPSADDLQLKQEVHRDMIIRDRSHPSILDWEEDNGGMNQPLANELAALVTSWDNIQPRVQADRTYSNTYSYMGECDGAGCEAGLKSNNAPNPVFGAEYWDNMGTGRGTQTGIGANTVYAYDYELAFAAPYLDDWRQGRVANAFGMAQWYFAESPGEDSLWAEFQNQPAMQHMVRSLGYSSVDANRFPRLLYYIYQANWIPYTIQPVVHLAHHWNRAYEYTPGTPIQVNAFSNCPFVRLLINGVAKDPVTGAPLKDMTPNPWNINSHGDLTQNTTTMPGQVSWPVNWAPGTVTAQCLDNSSNVVPGVSHTVTTAGAENKIVLSVVPNVTRPDGTSFQWTANGSDAAFIVAQVQDANGNLVPTAADNVTFTVTGPATYMGGTQQLVADPSWTNYYQDAFSKAHSNDIGGLPYAFFHSPGDPELNFEGGLQKIALRSTFAPGTITVTATAPGLASGSVQLASVTPPAPPQSQAPAIIVPPVDTAVTVGFPATFTVAASGSGTLNYQWSIAGSQVEGATGPTLITPPTTLAQNGASVSVTVTSNFGSVTSTPVTLSVDGATKVAITAQPAPQTVVVGQSATFTVAATGSPQLNYQWFENGSQVASGPQPSYTTPIFSGSETDSVYVIVSNPINQVQSSTAALTVNAPIPVSVVTQPASAIVALNQPVVLTATVAGSAPYTYQWQFTPAGGSTTILLSNSQSSNVITYTIPQMSTANVGTYALMVNNAAKAPITSTGAQLTLAPPGINLALGMVATASSSQNACGDGTTSPPFSGANCLGAENAVDGNLNTRWGSATAGAPPVPAVPGVDPSWLQVDLGSVQSFNTVIINWENAFATAYEIDYTNADPTTNPNWNQAFITKTGAGGTETLNFPTVQARYIRLLGTTRFTQYGYSVNEFQVYNVSQCGGPTERYTVNPNNSALVFDNLLNLTWTRTVQTDTVAGSQFTGLSAVSYCSSIKMRIPTQAEALGISGTNNASCAFPGVWSTWTSTVDPTDPNETAIVNFDGSSTWNVTNNFPGATLCALGVSAVQAPVIQTQPQPVTVVTGQTAAFTVVATGTPAPTYQWLENGIQINGATSPTYITSAAIAADSGTSFSVVVTNGSGSVTSAPALLTVTTNSGGGGGAGGGTSGGGTGNPPPPPPPPTPTCGDAVACTGNGSGPAPVGPNLALNAVATSSADESGSFPPINAVDGNYNTRWSSAFENNEWFQVDLGSVQPIGQVLIRWQSAYATTYTIQTSIDGQTWGPNPTATQNNGQGGIDNLTFPTVNARYVRMQGGTRSSQYGYSFWEFEVYGPVLPTIVTQPVSQTVLAGSQAQFTVVAGGTGPFIYQWMVNGVAINNATKASYTTPTVGSSDNGSIFTVTIKNASGSVTSAGASLTVTNPTPGIANLALGKVATSSGNENDGLGPMNAVDGDLTTRWSSAFGESEWFEVDLGAPTLINKVVLYWEAAYGKVYDIEVSNDEQTWNQVAKQTAGQGGVETLSFPSVVDRYIRFVGSDRATQYGYSFYEFQVFGADVPSITTQPVSQTVAAGSSATFTVVAAGDGPFTYQWLRNGVAIPNATAASYITPVLTSVDSGSIFTVAVTNPTGPTTSVNAVLTVNANQPAGPNLALKQPTKESGSENDATLGSANAVDGNLATRWSSAFADPSWIEVDLGSTKTIGQVILRWENAYALTYRIEVSNDEQTWNRAFVQSNGQGGVENLTFPPVSGRYVRMYGLTRATNYGYSLYEFEVYGAGNAPTITTQPVNQTTNVGATATFTVAAGGAGPFTYQWLKGGDVINLATSASYTTPVLAATDNGNQYSVIVGNGAGTVTSMPATLTVNNSGSSYTTYPGFVGVDLNNNTNGTWADNQIYVTVIGIDPNSGKFSYLTPDGLIVDFTVNDAAAVGHLTKNGQNYGNYSFTLAQSKLLKIPTFQSARAYISLGQPLYVQVNSDGNGNVTGYAGPNPQNGTDPNINTNFDWYEFNNQNGIFINTTQVDEFGLPLLLDVWGAGGTFHQQVGITESIAQLDSEFASEVPLQFQPTTMSNLRIFSPAKLSMAAGGANANYFDSYIANAWSSYSTTPVAITLNGRQFTGKASGSTLKFAEVNPSSANAGEVFVVAQPSTQDILGCAGTMASGVQGNTPQLQDENAIQLQLENQICSATNRGVLLNQANWANVSAYYSAAPANFYSQFWHKHSIGGLAYGFSYDDNNNQSTTITTPKPEHMAFGIGW